A DNA window from Oncorhynchus tshawytscha isolate Ot180627B linkage group LG13, Otsh_v2.0, whole genome shotgun sequence contains the following coding sequences:
- the LOC112264754 gene encoding protein MTSS 1 isoform X2, with the protein METVIERECSALGGLFQTVIGDMKSSYPVWDDFISKAGKLQSQLRTTVVAVAAFLDAFQKVADLATGSRGGTRDIGSALTRMCMRHRSIEAKLRQFSMVFIDCLINPLQDQMEEWKRVANTLDKDHAKEYKKARQEIKKKSSDTLKLQKKAKKGRGDIQPQLDNAMQDISDKYLLLEETEKQAVRKALVEERSRFCTLVSMLRPVVEEEMSMLGEITHLQTLTDDLKALTMDPHKLPPASEQVILDLKGSESSWSYQTPPSSPSTTASRKSSMCSSLNSVNSSDSRSSGSHCHSPTSHYRYRSSALPQQGPARLSSVSSHDSGFISQDAYQSKSPSPMPPDTHPQTSTSSSSAISETCQPVSEGSSSSSSSSSPASSKETCSSTRVEQLSNGYDHHHQGTSAAPYLSGGGMQEVYPDLPPSSPSTPLASPSYSPTSPEWAWSRPGSAHLVDRPPYCALGPGMIPSSKVLTWKDWAKPGPYDQPMVNTLRRTKEKRETPDPSSPQATTPGDEPQRAKGTNAVIQREEAEAHEELALALARGLQLDIQRSSRDSLQCSSGYSTQNTTPCCSEDTIPSQVSDYDYFSVGGDQETDQPDFDKSSTIPRNSDISQSYRRMFHAKRPASTAGIPTTAPSPASIVTPGVATIRRTPSSKPNLRRPSGSLGLGPIPVKPPMIPVKTPTVPEHPGVFFRGESEGGGPLSPRSPLSSAGDNGLLVSPKATWDTQAPSDPPTSPPQSGSRLSEWDREALPEVQEEEPGCGEGEDVLLAIRRGVKLKKTASNDRSAPRIV; encoded by the exons GTGGCACCAGAGACATCGGTTCAGCCCTCACCAGGATGTGTATGAGGCACCGGAGCATCGAGGCCAAGCTCAGGCAGTTCTCCAT GGTTTTCATCGACTGCCTGATTAACCCTCTGCAAGACcagatggaggagtggaagagagtgGCCAACACGCTGGACAAGGACCACGCCAAAG AGTACAAGAAAGCCCGTCAGGAGATCAAAAAGAAATCATCCGACACTCTCAAGCTGCAGAAGAAGGCTAAGAAAG GCCGGGGGGACATCCAGCCCCAGCTGGACAATGCCATGCAGGACATCAGTGATAAGTACCTGCttctggaggagacagagaagcagGCGGTCAGGAAGGCCCTGGTGGAGGAGCGGAGCCGCTTCTGCACCTTAGTCTCCATGCTGAGGCCCGTCGTG GAAGAGGAGATGTCCATGTTGGGGGAGATCACTCACCTGCAGACCCTCACTGACGACCTGAAGGCTCTGACCATGGACCCTCACAAGCTGCCCCCCGCCAGCGAGCAG GTCATTCTGGACCTGAAGGGATCTGAGAGCAGCTGGTCCTACCAGACCCCTCCTTCCTCACCCAGCACCACAGCATCCAGGAAGTCCAGCATGTGCAG TAGTCTGAACAGCGTCAACAGCAGCGACTCTCGCTCCAGCGGCTCTCactgccactcccccacctcccACTACCGCTACCGGAGCTCCGCCCTCCCTCAGCAAGGCCCCGCCCGCCTTTCTAGTGTCTCTTCCCACGACTCCGGCTTCATCTCCCAGGATGCCTACCAGTCCAAGTCGCCCTCGCCCATGCCCCCTGACACCCACCCACAG acctctacctcttcatcctcgGCCATCTCTGAGACTTGCCAGCCTGTCAGTGAGGGCagctcctcctcgtcctcctcttcctcacctgcCTCCTCTAAGGAGACCTGCTCCAGCACTAGGGTGGAACAG CTGTCAAACGGGtatgatcatcatcatcagggGACCTCCGCAGCCCCCTATCTGTCTGGCGGGGGCATGCAGGAGGTCTACCCcgacctccctccatcctccccctccacccccctcgcCTCGCCCTCCTACTCTCCCACCTCCCCCGAGTGGGCATGGTCGAGACCAGGTTCCGCCCACCTGGTGGACCGCCCCCCCTATTGCGCCCTGGGACCGGGCATGATCCCCTCCTCCAAGGTCCTCACCTGGAAG GACTGGGCCAAGCCAGGGCCCTACGACCAGCCCATGGTGAACACCTTGAGGAGGAccaaggagaagagggagactccAGATCCCAGCAGCCCCCAGGCCACCACACCAGGGGATGAGCCCCAGAGAGCCAAGGGCACCAATGCAGTTATACagcgg GAGGAGGCGGAGGCCCATGAGGAGCTGGCCCTGGCTCTGGCCCGCGGGTTGCAGCTGGATATCCAGCGCTCCAGCAGGGACTCCCTGCAGTGCTCCAGTGGCTACAGCACCCAGAACACCACACCCTGCTGCTCTGAGGACACCATCCCCTCACAAG TGTCCGACTACGACTACTTCTCCGTGGGTGGTGACCAGGAGACAGACCAGCCCGACTTCGACAAGTCCTCCACCATCCCCCGCAACAGTGACATCAGCCAGTCCTACCGCCGCATGTTCCATGCCAAGCGGCCGGCCTCCACAGCGGGCATCCCCACCACGGCCCCCTCCCCCGCTAGCATTGTCACCCCCGGGGTGGCCACCATCCGCCGCACGCCCTCCTCCAAGCCCAACCTGCGCCGGCCCTCCGGAAGCTTGGGTCTGGGCCCCATCCCTGTCAAGCCCCCCATGATCCCCGTCAAGACGCCCACTGTGCCCGAGCACCCTGGGGTGTTCttcagaggagagagtgagggagggggaccACTGAGCCCCCGGAGCCCACTCTCTTCAGCGGGTGACAACGGGTTGTTGGTGTCTCCCAAGGCAACTTGGGACACTCAGGCCCCCTCCGATCCTCCCACTTCCCCACCTCAGTCTGGTAGTAGGCTGTCGGAGTGGGACCGCGAGGCCCTGCCAGAGGTTCAGGAGGAGGAGCCCGGGTGCGGCGAGGGGGAAGACGTGCTCTTGGCCATACGGCGAGGGGTCAAGCTGAAGAAGACGGCATCCAACGACCGGTCGGCGCCGCGAATAGTGTGA
- the LOC112264754 gene encoding protein MTSS 1 isoform X4, whose protein sequence is METVIERECSALGGLFQTVIGDMKSSYPVWDDFISKAGKLQSQLRTTVVAVAAFLDAFQKVADLATGSRGGTRDIGSALTRMCMRHRSIEAKLRQFSMVFIDCLINPLQDQMEEWKRVANTLDKDHAKEYKKARQEIKKKSSDTLKLQKKAKKADVFGRGDIQPQLDNAMQDISDKYLLLEETEKQAVRKALVEERSRFCTLVSMLRPVVEEEMSMLGEITHLQTLTDDLKALTMDPHKLPPASEQVILDLKGSESSWSYQTPPSSPSTTASRKSSMCSSLNSVNSSDSRSSGSHCHSPTSHYRYRSSALPQQGPARLSSVSSHDSGFISQDAYQSKSPSPMPPDTHPQTSTSSSSAISETCQPVSEGSSSSSSSSSPASSKETCSSTRVEQDWAKPGPYDQPMVNTLRRTKEKRETPDPSSPQATTPGDEPQRAKGTNAVIQREEAEAHEELALALARGLQLDIQRSSRDSLQCSSGYSTQNTTPCCSEDTIPSQVSDYDYFSVGGDQETDQPDFDKSSTIPRNSDISQSYRRMFHAKRPASTAGIPTTAPSPASIVTPGVATIRRTPSSKPNLRRPSGSLGLGPIPVKPPMIPVKTPTVPEHPGVFFRGESEGGGPLSPRSPLSSAGDNGLLVSPKATWDTQAPSDPPTSPPQSGSRLSEWDREALPEVQEEEPGCGEGEDVLLAIRRGVKLKKTASNDRSAPRIV, encoded by the exons GTGGCACCAGAGACATCGGTTCAGCCCTCACCAGGATGTGTATGAGGCACCGGAGCATCGAGGCCAAGCTCAGGCAGTTCTCCAT GGTTTTCATCGACTGCCTGATTAACCCTCTGCAAGACcagatggaggagtggaagagagtgGCCAACACGCTGGACAAGGACCACGCCAAAG AGTACAAGAAAGCCCGTCAGGAGATCAAAAAGAAATCATCCGACACTCTCAAGCTGCAGAAGAAGGCTAAGAAAG CTGACGTGTTCG GCCGGGGGGACATCCAGCCCCAGCTGGACAATGCCATGCAGGACATCAGTGATAAGTACCTGCttctggaggagacagagaagcagGCGGTCAGGAAGGCCCTGGTGGAGGAGCGGAGCCGCTTCTGCACCTTAGTCTCCATGCTGAGGCCCGTCGTG GAAGAGGAGATGTCCATGTTGGGGGAGATCACTCACCTGCAGACCCTCACTGACGACCTGAAGGCTCTGACCATGGACCCTCACAAGCTGCCCCCCGCCAGCGAGCAG GTCATTCTGGACCTGAAGGGATCTGAGAGCAGCTGGTCCTACCAGACCCCTCCTTCCTCACCCAGCACCACAGCATCCAGGAAGTCCAGCATGTGCAG TAGTCTGAACAGCGTCAACAGCAGCGACTCTCGCTCCAGCGGCTCTCactgccactcccccacctcccACTACCGCTACCGGAGCTCCGCCCTCCCTCAGCAAGGCCCCGCCCGCCTTTCTAGTGTCTCTTCCCACGACTCCGGCTTCATCTCCCAGGATGCCTACCAGTCCAAGTCGCCCTCGCCCATGCCCCCTGACACCCACCCACAG acctctacctcttcatcctcgGCCATCTCTGAGACTTGCCAGCCTGTCAGTGAGGGCagctcctcctcgtcctcctcttcctcacctgcCTCCTCTAAGGAGACCTGCTCCAGCACTAGGGTGGAACAG GACTGGGCCAAGCCAGGGCCCTACGACCAGCCCATGGTGAACACCTTGAGGAGGAccaaggagaagagggagactccAGATCCCAGCAGCCCCCAGGCCACCACACCAGGGGATGAGCCCCAGAGAGCCAAGGGCACCAATGCAGTTATACagcgg GAGGAGGCGGAGGCCCATGAGGAGCTGGCCCTGGCTCTGGCCCGCGGGTTGCAGCTGGATATCCAGCGCTCCAGCAGGGACTCCCTGCAGTGCTCCAGTGGCTACAGCACCCAGAACACCACACCCTGCTGCTCTGAGGACACCATCCCCTCACAAG TGTCCGACTACGACTACTTCTCCGTGGGTGGTGACCAGGAGACAGACCAGCCCGACTTCGACAAGTCCTCCACCATCCCCCGCAACAGTGACATCAGCCAGTCCTACCGCCGCATGTTCCATGCCAAGCGGCCGGCCTCCACAGCGGGCATCCCCACCACGGCCCCCTCCCCCGCTAGCATTGTCACCCCCGGGGTGGCCACCATCCGCCGCACGCCCTCCTCCAAGCCCAACCTGCGCCGGCCCTCCGGAAGCTTGGGTCTGGGCCCCATCCCTGTCAAGCCCCCCATGATCCCCGTCAAGACGCCCACTGTGCCCGAGCACCCTGGGGTGTTCttcagaggagagagtgagggagggggaccACTGAGCCCCCGGAGCCCACTCTCTTCAGCGGGTGACAACGGGTTGTTGGTGTCTCCCAAGGCAACTTGGGACACTCAGGCCCCCTCCGATCCTCCCACTTCCCCACCTCAGTCTGGTAGTAGGCTGTCGGAGTGGGACCGCGAGGCCCTGCCAGAGGTTCAGGAGGAGGAGCCCGGGTGCGGCGAGGGGGAAGACGTGCTCTTGGCCATACGGCGAGGGGTCAAGCTGAAGAAGACGGCATCCAACGACCGGTCGGCGCCGCGAATAGTGTGA
- the LOC112264754 gene encoding protein MTSS 1 isoform X3, with amino-acid sequence METVIERECSALGGLFQTVIGDMKSSYPVWDDFISKAGKLQSQLRTTVVAVAAFLDAFQKVADLATGSRGGTRDIGSALTRMCMRHRSIEAKLRQFSMVFIDCLINPLQDQMEEWKRVANTLDKDHAKEYKKARQEIKKKSSDTLKLQKKAKKADVFGRGDIQPQLDNAMQDISDKYLLLEETEKQAVRKALVEERSRFCTLVSMLRPVVEEEMSMLGEITHLQTLTDDLKALTMDPHKLPPASEQVILDLKGSESSWSYQTPPSSPSTTASRKSSMCSSLNSVNSSDSRSSGSHCHSPTSHYRYRSSALPQQGPARLSSVSSHDSGFISQDAYQSKSPSPMPPDTHPQLSNGYDHHHQGTSAAPYLSGGGMQEVYPDLPPSSPSTPLASPSYSPTSPEWAWSRPGSAHLVDRPPYCALGPGMIPSSKVLTWKDWAKPGPYDQPMVNTLRRTKEKRETPDPSSPQATTPGDEPQRAKGTNAVIQREEAEAHEELALALARGLQLDIQRSSRDSLQCSSGYSTQNTTPCCSEDTIPSQVSDYDYFSVGGDQETDQPDFDKSSTIPRNSDISQSYRRMFHAKRPASTAGIPTTAPSPASIVTPGVATIRRTPSSKPNLRRPSGSLGLGPIPVKPPMIPVKTPTVPEHPGVFFRGESEGGGPLSPRSPLSSAGDNGLLVSPKATWDTQAPSDPPTSPPQSGSRLSEWDREALPEVQEEEPGCGEGEDVLLAIRRGVKLKKTASNDRSAPRIV; translated from the exons GTGGCACCAGAGACATCGGTTCAGCCCTCACCAGGATGTGTATGAGGCACCGGAGCATCGAGGCCAAGCTCAGGCAGTTCTCCAT GGTTTTCATCGACTGCCTGATTAACCCTCTGCAAGACcagatggaggagtggaagagagtgGCCAACACGCTGGACAAGGACCACGCCAAAG AGTACAAGAAAGCCCGTCAGGAGATCAAAAAGAAATCATCCGACACTCTCAAGCTGCAGAAGAAGGCTAAGAAAG CTGACGTGTTCG GCCGGGGGGACATCCAGCCCCAGCTGGACAATGCCATGCAGGACATCAGTGATAAGTACCTGCttctggaggagacagagaagcagGCGGTCAGGAAGGCCCTGGTGGAGGAGCGGAGCCGCTTCTGCACCTTAGTCTCCATGCTGAGGCCCGTCGTG GAAGAGGAGATGTCCATGTTGGGGGAGATCACTCACCTGCAGACCCTCACTGACGACCTGAAGGCTCTGACCATGGACCCTCACAAGCTGCCCCCCGCCAGCGAGCAG GTCATTCTGGACCTGAAGGGATCTGAGAGCAGCTGGTCCTACCAGACCCCTCCTTCCTCACCCAGCACCACAGCATCCAGGAAGTCCAGCATGTGCAG TAGTCTGAACAGCGTCAACAGCAGCGACTCTCGCTCCAGCGGCTCTCactgccactcccccacctcccACTACCGCTACCGGAGCTCCGCCCTCCCTCAGCAAGGCCCCGCCCGCCTTTCTAGTGTCTCTTCCCACGACTCCGGCTTCATCTCCCAGGATGCCTACCAGTCCAAGTCGCCCTCGCCCATGCCCCCTGACACCCACCCACAG CTGTCAAACGGGtatgatcatcatcatcagggGACCTCCGCAGCCCCCTATCTGTCTGGCGGGGGCATGCAGGAGGTCTACCCcgacctccctccatcctccccctccacccccctcgcCTCGCCCTCCTACTCTCCCACCTCCCCCGAGTGGGCATGGTCGAGACCAGGTTCCGCCCACCTGGTGGACCGCCCCCCCTATTGCGCCCTGGGACCGGGCATGATCCCCTCCTCCAAGGTCCTCACCTGGAAG GACTGGGCCAAGCCAGGGCCCTACGACCAGCCCATGGTGAACACCTTGAGGAGGAccaaggagaagagggagactccAGATCCCAGCAGCCCCCAGGCCACCACACCAGGGGATGAGCCCCAGAGAGCCAAGGGCACCAATGCAGTTATACagcgg GAGGAGGCGGAGGCCCATGAGGAGCTGGCCCTGGCTCTGGCCCGCGGGTTGCAGCTGGATATCCAGCGCTCCAGCAGGGACTCCCTGCAGTGCTCCAGTGGCTACAGCACCCAGAACACCACACCCTGCTGCTCTGAGGACACCATCCCCTCACAAG TGTCCGACTACGACTACTTCTCCGTGGGTGGTGACCAGGAGACAGACCAGCCCGACTTCGACAAGTCCTCCACCATCCCCCGCAACAGTGACATCAGCCAGTCCTACCGCCGCATGTTCCATGCCAAGCGGCCGGCCTCCACAGCGGGCATCCCCACCACGGCCCCCTCCCCCGCTAGCATTGTCACCCCCGGGGTGGCCACCATCCGCCGCACGCCCTCCTCCAAGCCCAACCTGCGCCGGCCCTCCGGAAGCTTGGGTCTGGGCCCCATCCCTGTCAAGCCCCCCATGATCCCCGTCAAGACGCCCACTGTGCCCGAGCACCCTGGGGTGTTCttcagaggagagagtgagggagggggaccACTGAGCCCCCGGAGCCCACTCTCTTCAGCGGGTGACAACGGGTTGTTGGTGTCTCCCAAGGCAACTTGGGACACTCAGGCCCCCTCCGATCCTCCCACTTCCCCACCTCAGTCTGGTAGTAGGCTGTCGGAGTGGGACCGCGAGGCCCTGCCAGAGGTTCAGGAGGAGGAGCCCGGGTGCGGCGAGGGGGAAGACGTGCTCTTGGCCATACGGCGAGGGGTCAAGCTGAAGAAGACGGCATCCAACGACCGGTCGGCGCCGCGAATAGTGTGA
- the LOC112264754 gene encoding protein MTSS 1 isoform X1 encodes METVIERECSALGGLFQTVIGDMKSSYPVWDDFISKAGKLQSQLRTTVVAVAAFLDAFQKVADLATGSRGGTRDIGSALTRMCMRHRSIEAKLRQFSMVFIDCLINPLQDQMEEWKRVANTLDKDHAKEYKKARQEIKKKSSDTLKLQKKAKKADVFGRGDIQPQLDNAMQDISDKYLLLEETEKQAVRKALVEERSRFCTLVSMLRPVVEEEMSMLGEITHLQTLTDDLKALTMDPHKLPPASEQVILDLKGSESSWSYQTPPSSPSTTASRKSSMCSSLNSVNSSDSRSSGSHCHSPTSHYRYRSSALPQQGPARLSSVSSHDSGFISQDAYQSKSPSPMPPDTHPQTSTSSSSAISETCQPVSEGSSSSSSSSSPASSKETCSSTRVEQLSNGYDHHHQGTSAAPYLSGGGMQEVYPDLPPSSPSTPLASPSYSPTSPEWAWSRPGSAHLVDRPPYCALGPGMIPSSKVLTWKDWAKPGPYDQPMVNTLRRTKEKRETPDPSSPQATTPGDEPQRAKGTNAVIQREEAEAHEELALALARGLQLDIQRSSRDSLQCSSGYSTQNTTPCCSEDTIPSQVSDYDYFSVGGDQETDQPDFDKSSTIPRNSDISQSYRRMFHAKRPASTAGIPTTAPSPASIVTPGVATIRRTPSSKPNLRRPSGSLGLGPIPVKPPMIPVKTPTVPEHPGVFFRGESEGGGPLSPRSPLSSAGDNGLLVSPKATWDTQAPSDPPTSPPQSGSRLSEWDREALPEVQEEEPGCGEGEDVLLAIRRGVKLKKTASNDRSAPRIV; translated from the exons GTGGCACCAGAGACATCGGTTCAGCCCTCACCAGGATGTGTATGAGGCACCGGAGCATCGAGGCCAAGCTCAGGCAGTTCTCCAT GGTTTTCATCGACTGCCTGATTAACCCTCTGCAAGACcagatggaggagtggaagagagtgGCCAACACGCTGGACAAGGACCACGCCAAAG AGTACAAGAAAGCCCGTCAGGAGATCAAAAAGAAATCATCCGACACTCTCAAGCTGCAGAAGAAGGCTAAGAAAG CTGACGTGTTCG GCCGGGGGGACATCCAGCCCCAGCTGGACAATGCCATGCAGGACATCAGTGATAAGTACCTGCttctggaggagacagagaagcagGCGGTCAGGAAGGCCCTGGTGGAGGAGCGGAGCCGCTTCTGCACCTTAGTCTCCATGCTGAGGCCCGTCGTG GAAGAGGAGATGTCCATGTTGGGGGAGATCACTCACCTGCAGACCCTCACTGACGACCTGAAGGCTCTGACCATGGACCCTCACAAGCTGCCCCCCGCCAGCGAGCAG GTCATTCTGGACCTGAAGGGATCTGAGAGCAGCTGGTCCTACCAGACCCCTCCTTCCTCACCCAGCACCACAGCATCCAGGAAGTCCAGCATGTGCAG TAGTCTGAACAGCGTCAACAGCAGCGACTCTCGCTCCAGCGGCTCTCactgccactcccccacctcccACTACCGCTACCGGAGCTCCGCCCTCCCTCAGCAAGGCCCCGCCCGCCTTTCTAGTGTCTCTTCCCACGACTCCGGCTTCATCTCCCAGGATGCCTACCAGTCCAAGTCGCCCTCGCCCATGCCCCCTGACACCCACCCACAG acctctacctcttcatcctcgGCCATCTCTGAGACTTGCCAGCCTGTCAGTGAGGGCagctcctcctcgtcctcctcttcctcacctgcCTCCTCTAAGGAGACCTGCTCCAGCACTAGGGTGGAACAG CTGTCAAACGGGtatgatcatcatcatcagggGACCTCCGCAGCCCCCTATCTGTCTGGCGGGGGCATGCAGGAGGTCTACCCcgacctccctccatcctccccctccacccccctcgcCTCGCCCTCCTACTCTCCCACCTCCCCCGAGTGGGCATGGTCGAGACCAGGTTCCGCCCACCTGGTGGACCGCCCCCCCTATTGCGCCCTGGGACCGGGCATGATCCCCTCCTCCAAGGTCCTCACCTGGAAG GACTGGGCCAAGCCAGGGCCCTACGACCAGCCCATGGTGAACACCTTGAGGAGGAccaaggagaagagggagactccAGATCCCAGCAGCCCCCAGGCCACCACACCAGGGGATGAGCCCCAGAGAGCCAAGGGCACCAATGCAGTTATACagcgg GAGGAGGCGGAGGCCCATGAGGAGCTGGCCCTGGCTCTGGCCCGCGGGTTGCAGCTGGATATCCAGCGCTCCAGCAGGGACTCCCTGCAGTGCTCCAGTGGCTACAGCACCCAGAACACCACACCCTGCTGCTCTGAGGACACCATCCCCTCACAAG TGTCCGACTACGACTACTTCTCCGTGGGTGGTGACCAGGAGACAGACCAGCCCGACTTCGACAAGTCCTCCACCATCCCCCGCAACAGTGACATCAGCCAGTCCTACCGCCGCATGTTCCATGCCAAGCGGCCGGCCTCCACAGCGGGCATCCCCACCACGGCCCCCTCCCCCGCTAGCATTGTCACCCCCGGGGTGGCCACCATCCGCCGCACGCCCTCCTCCAAGCCCAACCTGCGCCGGCCCTCCGGAAGCTTGGGTCTGGGCCCCATCCCTGTCAAGCCCCCCATGATCCCCGTCAAGACGCCCACTGTGCCCGAGCACCCTGGGGTGTTCttcagaggagagagtgagggagggggaccACTGAGCCCCCGGAGCCCACTCTCTTCAGCGGGTGACAACGGGTTGTTGGTGTCTCCCAAGGCAACTTGGGACACTCAGGCCCCCTCCGATCCTCCCACTTCCCCACCTCAGTCTGGTAGTAGGCTGTCGGAGTGGGACCGCGAGGCCCTGCCAGAGGTTCAGGAGGAGGAGCCCGGGTGCGGCGAGGGGGAAGACGTGCTCTTGGCCATACGGCGAGGGGTCAAGCTGAAGAAGACGGCATCCAACGACCGGTCGGCGCCGCGAATAGTGTGA